From the Lathyrus oleraceus cultivar Zhongwan6 chromosome 4, CAAS_Psat_ZW6_1.0, whole genome shotgun sequence genome, one window contains:
- the LOC127074931 gene encoding pentatricopeptide repeat-containing protein At1g60770, which translates to MSLAQRYGKVKSIVKRSKKYIDEALYLKLFKDGGSELNVRQQLNQFIKSGKRVYKWEVGDTLKKLRQRKLYQPALKLSETMAKRNMIKTISDQAIHIDLVAKARGITAAESYFVNLPESTKNHLCYGALLNCYCKELLADKAEGVVEKMKDLGFPLSSMSYNSLMTLYTKVGEPEKIPSIIQELKASNIMPDSYTYNIWMRALAAVNDISGVERVIDEMKRDGRVTGDWTTYSNLASIYVDAGLFEKAEGALKELEKRNAHKDLSAYQFLITLYGRIGKVYEVYRVWRSLRLAFPKTANISYLNMIQVLVNLKDLPGAEKCFREWESSCTTFDIRVANALIGAYTKLDMLEKAEELKERFRRRGAKPNAKTWEIFLDYHLRKGEFKLAVDCLSEAISIGRGNGEKWVPSTETIGIMMKHYEQEKDVDGAEEYIEILKKSVDSVGVEVFESLIRTYAAAGRTSSAMQRRLKMENVNVNEDIKKLLEAITVE; encoded by the exons ATGTCTCTGGCGCAACGTTACGGCAAAGTTAAAAGCATAGTGAAGCGATCGAAAAAGTACATAGATGAAGCGCTTTACTTGAAGCTCTTCAAAGACGGTGGTTCTGAACTCAATGTTCGTCAACAACTCAACCAGTTCATCAAGAGTGGAAAGCGCGTTTACAAATGGGAGGTCGGCGATACCCTCAAGAAGCTTCGCCAACGCAAACTCTATCAACCTGCTCTCAAG CTATCAGAAACCATGGCGAAGAGGAATATGATTAAGACCATTAGTGACCAAGCTATACATATTGATTTGGTTGCAAAAGCTAGAGGTATTACTGCTGCTGAAAGTTATTTTGTCAATCTCCCCGAGTCTACCAAAAATCATCTCTGTTATGGTGCACTTCTTAACTGCTACTGCAAGGAATTGCTGGCTGATAAAGCTGAAGGTGTTGTCGAAAAAATGAAGGATCTCGGCTTTCCTTTGAGTTCAATGTCTTACAACAGCCTTATGACTCTTTATACGAAAGTTGGTGAACCGGAGAAAATTCCTTCCATCATTCAAGAATTGAAGGCTAGCAATATCATGCCGGATTCTTACACGTATAATATTTGGATGAGAGCTCTTGCTGCTGTTAATGACATTTCTGGTGTTGAAAGGGTTATTGATGAGATGAAGAGGGACGGTCGAGTAACGGGAGATTGGACAACTTATAGCAACCTCGCATCTATTTATGTTGATGCTGGCTTGTTTGAGAAGGCCGAAGGGGCTCTTAAGGAATTGGAGAAGAGGAATGCTCACAAAGATCTTTCTGCTTACCAATTTCTGATTACATTGTATGGGCGAATAGGCAAAGTGTACGAGGTTTACAGGGTCTGGCGTTCTCTTAGGTTGGCATTTCCTAAAACTGCAAACATAAGCTATTTGAATATGATTCAGGTTTTGGTTAACTTGAAAGATCTCCCGGGAGCTGAAAAGTGTTTCCGTGAGTGGGAATCGAGCTGCACTACTTTTGATATTCGAGTTGCAAATGCTCTGATAGGGGCATACACAAAATTAGACATGTTGGAGAAGGCTGAAGAGCTAAAGGAACGCTTCCGGAGGAGGGGGGCCAAGCCTAATGCCAAAACATGGGAAATATTTTTGGACTACCATTTACGAAAAGGTGAGTTTAAGTTGGCGGTTGATTGTTTATCTGAAGCAATATCAATTGGTAGAGGGAATGGTGAGAAGTGGGTTCCATCAACCGAGACAATTGGTATTATGATGAAGCACTATGAACAAGAGAAGGATGTTGATGGTGCAGAAGAATATATAGAGATCTTGAAGAAATCTGTGGATTCTGTAGGGGTAGAGGTGTTTGAATCATTGATTAGAACTTATGCAGCTGCTGGTAGGACTAGTTCTGCTATGCAACGGAGATTGAAGATGGAGAATGTGAATGTGAACGAAGACATCAAGAAGTTGCTCGAGGCTATCACTGTTGAGTGA